The bacterium DNA window TGGGCACCTTTATGACAAAAGGTTCGGGCTTGTTATCGGCGACAATCCTTCTGCTGATTCCGAAAGCCTGATAGTCTGAAACAACCAAAGTAGGGGGGCGTTATGATCCAAACCCGTAGTCCTGTTCTCTGTCTGCGCGCCCGTGGGACTTTTGCCTGTTTTACCCGGCCGGAGCTGAAAGTGGAGCGCGTGAGCTACCCGGTGATGACTCCCTCGGCCGCCCGCGGTCTGCTGGAGGCGATCCTCTGGAAACCGGCCATCGTCTGGAGGGTCGAGCGGATCAAGGTGCTGAGCGAGATCCGGTTCACTGCTTTCCGCCGCAACGAGGTGAATTCGAAAGCCGTGGCCCCGGCCTCGCGGGTGGTCCACGACGGCGGGCCGGTCCTGCCCTTCTTCATCGAGGAGGACCGCGCCCAGCGCAACACCATCGCCCTGCGCGATGTGGACTACCTGATCGAGGCCCATTTCGACATGACCGGAAAGGCCGGGCCGGAGGATAACGTCAACAAGTTCGCCGAGATGTTCCGCCGCCGCCTGGAAAAGGGCCAGCATTATCACCAGCCCTATCTGGGCTGCCGGGAATTCCCGGCCGAAGTGCTGCCTGCTGACGACGCCCCTCTGCCGGTGAATGACTCCCGCGGGATCGGGATCATGCTCTGGGACATTTCATTCGGCCCGCAGGGCAACCGCCCCCTGTTCTTCGAGGCGCATCTGGAGGCGGGCGTGCTGGAAGTTCCGGAGGAACCGTCTTTCACCCCACTGGCGGCGGCAGGAGGCGCGCTATGATCCTACAGGCGCTGTACAAACTGGCCGAGCGCGAACACCTGCGGCCGGACCCGGACTACGAGTACCGTCCGGTGGCCTGGCTGGTGCGAGTGGGTCCGGGGGGCAGGTTCCTCGGCATCGAGGGGACTAAACAACCTCCTGTTACCGGGAAAGGCAAGCCGGTTGCCAAATCGTTTCTCTTGCCCCGCACAGGTGGCAGGACAAGCGGAGACAGGGCCTTTTTCTTTTTTGACAAGGCCGAGTACGTATTCGGTATCGACCCGGACCCGAAAAGCAAAAGAGAGCCGGACAAATTGAAACTGCGCGCTTCTTTGTTCCGGCAGGAGGTGAGCAAGTGCTTTTCAGCTACTGGAGATGAAGCCGCCGGTGCAGTCCTGGCCTTTCTTGAGCAGGTGGCAGCGGGATTGAAAGTCGAATTGCTAGATGGTTGTGCTCCCAACGATCTTTTCGCTTTCATTTACTCGAAAGACCAGAATCTCCTGGTAACCGACCGTCCAGATGTCAAAGCTTACTGGAAAAAGCAACGGGCGGTACCAGTTGGGTCCGCCACTGCCTGCTGTCTGGTCACCGGTGATCCATGCGAGCCGGGAGAGCTTTTCCCTGGACTTAAACGTGTTCCCGGCGGTTCCACCAGCGGGGTGGCCCTGGTCTCTTTCAACGCGCCGGCTTTCGAATCATACGGGTGGCAAAGCAACGCCAATGCTTCGGTCTCAAGAGACGCCGCTGAGGCTTGCGCCACCGCCCTCAACCGTCTGCTCGACCCCGATTTCCCC harbors:
- the cas5c gene encoding type I-C CRISPR-associated protein Cas5c, producing MIQTRSPVLCLRARGTFACFTRPELKVERVSYPVMTPSAARGLLEAILWKPAIVWRVERIKVLSEIRFTAFRRNEVNSKAVAPASRVVHDGGPVLPFFIEEDRAQRNTIALRDVDYLIEAHFDMTGKAGPEDNVNKFAEMFRRRLEKGQHYHQPYLGCREFPAEVLPADDAPLPVNDSRGIGIMLWDISFGPQGNRPLFFEAHLEAGVLEVPEEPSFTPLAAAGGAL